In Primulina eburnea isolate SZY01 chromosome 14, ASM2296580v1, whole genome shotgun sequence, the following proteins share a genomic window:
- the LOC140812424 gene encoding aspartic proteinase 36-like — translation MAAGALLTFVFTSAILSSFLVPISSMADSEADCISRNTTTMFLPLFLHSNRHKVDAYSRRQLQNSSHRANAFMFLRDGLFVDGYYTSSLWIGTPPQKFALIVDTGSTLTYVPCNTCNLCGTHQDPKFQPNLSSTYKPVKCNMDCPCDSDRKQCTYERQYAEMSSSSGVLGDDIVSFGNQSELEPQRAVFGCENMETGDLYSQHADGIMGLGRGDLSIVDKLVKKGVISDLFSLCYGGMDVGGGAMVLGGMSSPAAMIFTRSDLYAGIPYYNIELMEIHVAGKALPLNPKTFDGRHGTVLDSGTTYAYLPELAFVAFKTAIFRELKSLQRIQGHDPNYDDICFSGAESDTSLLSKSFPSVEMIFSNGQKLLLSPENYLFRHSKMPGSYCLGIFTNGEDPTTLLGGIIFRNTLVTYDREHERIGFWKTNCSELWEKLNVSAVSPPLPSGIDLNKSTMATAPTLAFSGPPSFKTPAASFSSSSISTAVLYWSSMIYTVFLVFWMIPFNVLFQ, via the exons ATGGCAGCTGGGGCATTGCTCACTTTCGTCTTCACATCCGCCATTCTCTCCTCGTTCCTCGTTCCGATTTCATCAATGGCGGATTCGGAAGCTGATTGTATTAGTCGGAATACTACTACCATGTTTCTACCTTTGTTTCTGCACAGCAACCGCCACAAAGTCGACGCATATTCCAGACGCCAGCTCCAGAACAGCTCCCACAGGGCGAACGCCTTCATGTTTCTCCGTGACGGTCTCTTCGTTGATGG GTATTACACGTCTAGCTTATGGATCGGGACACCACCCCAGAAGTTTGCGCTTATAGTTGATACGGGCAGTACTCTTACGTATGTTCCCTGCAACACTTGCAATTTGTGTGGCACGCATCAG GATCCAAAGTTTCAGCCCAATTTGTCGAGTACCTACAAACCAGTGAAGTGCAACATGGATTGCCCCTGCGATAGCGACAGAAAGCAATGCACTTATGAAAGGCAATATGCTGAAATGAGTTCTAGCAGTGGGGTCCTAGGTGACGACATTGTGTCCTTCGGTAATCAAAGTGAACTGGAACCCCAACGAGCTGTTTTTGGTTGCGAAAATATGGAAACAGGTGATCTTTACAGCCAACACGCTGATGGTATAATGGGTCTGGGTCGTGGAGATCTCAGTATCGTGGATAAACTAGTTAAAAAAGGTGTAATTAGTGATTTGTTTTCTTTGTGTTATGGTGGAATGGATGTGGGTGGTGGTGCAATGGTTCTTGGAGGAATGTCATCCCCTGCTGCCATGATTTTTACTCGATCTGACCTTTACGCAGGTAT TCCATATTACAATATCGAGCTGATGGAGATACATGTTGCTGGGAAAGCGCTGCCTCTGAATCCCAAGACTTTTGATGGTAGACATGGAACTGTACTGGATAGTGGTACGACTTATGCTTATCTTCCAGAGCTTGCATTTGTGGCATTCAAAACAGCC ATCTTTAGGGAACTCAAGTCCCTTCAACGAATACAAGGTCATGACCCTAATTACGATGATATTTGCTTCTCAGGTGCTGAGAG TGATACTTCACTACTCTCAAAATCATTTCCATCAGTTGAAATGATATTTTCCAATGGACAGAAGCTATTGTTGTCCCCTGAGAACTACTTGTTCAGA CATTCAAAGATGCCTGGTTCATACTGCCTTGGGATTTTTACGAACGGGGAGGATCCGACCACTCTTTTGGGAG GTATCATTTTTCGCAATACTCTTGTGACATATGACCGTGAGCATGAAAGGATTGGTTTCTGGAAAACCAATTGTTCAGAGTTATGGGAGAAACTCAATGTATCTGCTGTTTCTCCGCCACTGCCCTCCGGCATAGATCTGAATAAATCCACCATGGCAACAGCTCCTACGCTGGCTTTTAGTGGACCTCCATCATTTAAAACCCCAG CAGCTAGCTTTTCATCGTCTTCAATCTCAACGGCCGTACTTTACTGGTCGTCAATGATCTACACTGTTTTCTTAGTTTTTTGGATGATTCCGTTCAATGTTCTGTTTCAGTAA
- the LOC140811700 gene encoding LOW QUALITY PROTEIN: phototropin-2-like (The sequence of the model RefSeq protein was modified relative to this genomic sequence to represent the inferred CDS: deleted 1 base in 1 codon), producing MNEKRDVHVPSLHGENFGDQIDNSWMEFQLDNSMKEGTAADSSIAETIAANDSAAEVGAGKDSVKRLSVGSTRLSEESVVGSGLLRVSQEIKDALATLKQTFVVSDATKPDCPIIYASSGFFTVTGYSSKEVIGRNCRFLQGPDTDQSEVEKIRNAVRTGTSYCGRLLNYKKDGTPFWNMLTVTPIKDDVGKTIQFIGMQVEVSKYTEGINDRALRPNGLSRSLIRYDARQKEEALGSITEVVQTLRHPKSHVTLESHDTMTKSEHTGLAELLDNKGTPGRLTPPLDTTSKSHRADFRSDTCQKSRKSLRFSLMGLKNRSVCHATNEHPRVIEPEILMMTDEEQRESWEQTERERDIRQGIDLATTLERIEKNFVITDPRLPDNPIIFASDSFLELTEYSREEILGRNCRFLQGPETDRATVSKIRDAIRDQRDVTVQLINYTKYGKKFWNLFHLQPMRDQKGELQYFIGVQLDGSDHVEPLKNRLSEGTEQQGTKLVKSTAENVDEAVRELPDANLRPQDLWAVHSQPVLPKPHKKNSVEWASIRKITESGETIGLNHFKPIRPLGCGDTGSVHLVELIDSGQLFAMKAMDKSMMLNRNKVHRACVEREIISLLDHPLLPTLYTSFQTPTHVCLITDFYPGGELFALLDKQPLKILNEDSARFYAAEVVIGLEYLHCLGIIYRDLKPENLLLQKDGHIVLADFDLSFKTTCKPQVIKHPPPKKRSSRKQPPPIFFAEPSTQSNSFVGTEEYIAPEIITGLGHSSAIDWWTLGILLYEMLYGRTPFRGKNRQKTFANILHKDLTFPSSIPVSLAGRQLIHALLNRDSDSRLGSNTGANEIKKHPFFNGIDWPLIRCMSPPPLDEPLRLIGKESNAKEVSWSDDGVLVHPMDIF from the exons ATGAATGAGAAACGTGACGTGCACGTACCTTCACTGCATGGGGAAAATTTTGGGGATCAAATTGACAATAGTTGGATGGAATTTCAGTTAGACAATAGTATGAAGGAAGGAACTGCAGCAGATTCTTCTATAGCTGAAACAATTGCAGCTAATGATTCAGCAGCAGAAGTTGGAGCAGGCAAGGATTCAGTAAAGAGACTTTCAGTTGGATCAACTAGGTTATCTGAGGAATCTGTTGTTGGATCCGGACTCCTGAGGGTCTCTCAGGAGATAAAAGATGCTTTGGCAACACTGAAACAAACATTTGTTGTTTCCGATGCGACCAAGCCAGACTGCCCCATCATCTATGCTAGTAGTGGCTTTTTCACTGTGACTGGTTATTCCTCGAAAGAGGTCATTGGAAGGAATTG CCGCTTCTTGCAGGGACCTGATACAGACCAGAGTGAGGTAGAAAAAATAAGGAATGCAGTAAGAACAGGAACAAGCTATTGTGGGAGACTTCTAAACTATAAGAAGGATGGTACTCCTTTCTGGAATATGCTGACAGTCACTCCAATCAAAGACGATGTAGGAAAGACCATACAATTTATTGG AATGCAGGTTGAAGTCAGCAAGTACACGGAAGGGATTAATGATAGAGCATTACGGCCAAATGGATTGTCAAGGTCATTAATTCGATATGATG CTCGTCAAAAGGAAGAGGCTTTAGGTTCTATCACAGAGGTGGTACAAACCCTTAGGCATCCAAAATCCCATGTAACACTTGAGAGTCATGATACCATGACTAAGAGTGAACATACTGGGCTAGCAGAATTGTTGGATAATAAAGGTACCCCCGGGAGACTAACCCCT CCCCTAGATACAACAAGTAAGTCACATCGTGCAGATTTCCGTTCAGACACATGCCAAAAGTCCAGAAAATCTTTACGCTTTTCACTTATGGG GTTAAAAAATAGGTCTGTATGCCATGCTACCAATGAACACCCAAGAGTTATTGAACCAGAGATCCTGATGATGACAGACGAAGAACAGAGAGAGAGTTGGGAACAAACTGAAAGAGAAAGGGATATACGTCAAGGCATTGACCTAGCAACAACTTTAGAACGTATTGAAAAGAATTTTGTGATAACGGATCCTAGGCTTCCTGATAACCCAATC ATATTTGCATCAGATAGCTTCCTTGAATTGACAGAATACTCACGTGAAGAAATTTTGGGAAGGAATTGCAG GTTTCTTCAGGGACCTGAAACTGATCGAGCAACTGTTTCAAAGATAAGGGATGCCATCAGGGACCAAAGGGATGTTACAGTTCAGTTGATTAATTACACAAAATATG GGAAGAAATTCTGGAATTTATTTCATTTGCAACCTATGCGTGATCAGAAG GGTGAACTGCAATATTTTATTGGTGTCCAACTGGATGGAAGTGATCATGTGGAACCCTTGAAGAACCGCCTCTCCGAGGGAACTGAGCAACAGGGCACTAAGTTG GTCAAATCTACAGCAGAAAATGTTGATGAAGCTGTTCGAGAACTTCCTGATGCCAACTTG AGACCACAAGACCTGTGGGCTGTACATTCTCAACCTGTACTTCCAAAGCCCCATAAAAAAAATAGTGTTGAATGGGCATCAATAAGAAAG ATCACTGAATCTGGTGAAACTATTGGATTGAATCACTTCAAACCAATACGTCCTTTGGGATGTGGCGACACTGGAAG tgTTCATTTGGTGGAACTAATAGATAGTGGTCAACTCTTTGCTATGAAGGCAATGGATAAATCCATGATGCTTAATCGTAATAAG GTTCATCGGGCGTGCGTTGAAAGAGAAATTATCTCACTCTTGGATCATCCACTTCTTCCCACTTTGTACACCTCTTTTCAG ACACCTACACATGTTTGTTTGATAACAGATTTTTATCCCGGAGGAGAGTTATTTGCACTGCTTGACAAACAACCCTTGAAAATCTTAAACGAGGACTCAGCCAG GTTTTATGCAGCAGAGGTCGTCATTGGCTTGGAATATCTTCACTGTTTAG GTATAATTTATCGGGATCTGAAACCAGAAAATCTTCTTCTTCAGAAGGATGGACATATTGTGTTAGCTGACTTCGATCTATCATTTAAGACAACATGCAAACCACAG GTCATAAAGCATCCTCCCCCGAAGAAGAGAAGCTCTAGGAAACAACCTCCTCCAATTTTTTTTGCAGAACCAAGtactcaatcaaattcttttgtTGGAACTGAAGAATACATTGCTCCA GAAATCATTACAGGCTTAGGTCATAGTAGTGCTATAGATTGGTGGACCCTTG GTATTTTGCTCTATGAAATGCTTTACGGGCGCACACCATTCAGAGGAAAGAACAGGCAGAAAACATTTGCCAACATCTTGCACAAAGACCTAACTTTCCCAAGTAGCATTCCG GTGAGTCTTGCAGGAAGGCAGTTGATTCATGCATTGTTAAATCGAGATTCAGATAGCCGTTTAGGATCAAATACTGGTGCAAATGAGATCAAGAAACATCCTTTCTTTAACGGAATAGATTGGCCTCTTATTCGCTGCATG AGCCCGCCGCCCTTAGACGAGCCTCTTCGATTAATTGGAAAAGAATCAAATGCGAAGGAGGTTAGTTGGTCCGACGATGGAGTGCTTGTGCATCCCATGGATATTTTCTAA
- the LOC140811907 gene encoding uncharacterized protein translates to MVSKTEEEELNRLENQVDNGGGGAWEYLCLLRKLKLRRSDKVLKHGVHILNDHKKRSALGPEEWTLYEQVCIAAMDCHLLDLSKECIKVLKKKFPGSRRVGRLEAMFLEAKGLWSEAEEAYTSLLEENQFDQVVHKRRVAMAKAQGNLSGAIELLNKYLEIFMADHEAWRELAEIYVSLQMYKQAAFCYEEVILAQPTVPLYHLAYADVLYTIGGLENLQAAKKYYAATIDLTGGKNVRALFGICLCASAIGQLAKGRNKEDKESLELQALSAVALEKDYKEKSPTKLSLVSSCLRSLKVPL, encoded by the exons ATGGTGAGCAAAACAGAGGAGGAAGAACTGAACAGATTGGAAAACCAAGTGGATAACGGAGGAGGAGGCGCGTGGGAGTACCTATGCCTCCTCAGAAAGCTGAAGCTTCGCCGCTCTGATAAAGTCTTGAAGCACGGCGTCCATATTCTTAACGACCACAAGAAGAGATCTGCTCTTGGCCCTGAAG AATGGACTTTATATGAGCAAGTATGCATTGCAGCCATGGACTGCCATCTGCTTGATTTGTCAAAG GAGTGCATAAAGGTCTTAAAGAAAAAGTTTCCAGGGAGTAGAAGGGTTG GCAGGCTGGAAGCAATGTTTCTTGAAGCCAAGGGGTTATGGTCAGAGGCCGAGGAGGCTTACACAAGTCTGTTAGAAGAAAATCAATTTGATCAG GTGGTACACAAGAGGAGGGTGGCAATGGCGAAGGCGCAAGGCAATCTTTCTGGGGCAATTGAGTTACTCAACAAGTATCTGGAAAT ATTTATGGCAGATCATGAGGCATGGAGGGAACTAGCTGAAATATATGTCTCTCTACAAAT GTATAAGCAAGCTGCATTCTGCTATGAGGAAGTTATCTTAGCTCAGCCAACAGTTCCATTGTATCACCTTGCATATGCTGAT GTGCTTTATACAATTGGTGGACTTGAAAATCTTCAAGCTGCTAAGAAATATTATGCAGCTACCATAGATTTAACTGGCGGCAAGAACGTTCGAGCTCTTTTTGGCATATGCCTG TGTGCTTCTGCCATTGGGCAGCTGGCAAAAGGGCGGAACAAGGAGGATAAAGAGAGCTTGGAACTGCAAGCCCTCTCAGCTGTGGCATTGGAGAAAGATTACAAAGAGAAATCGCCTACCAAACTTTCGCTTGTTAGTTCCTGTTTGAGAAGTTTGAAAGTGCCACTATGA